The proteins below are encoded in one region of Engystomops pustulosus chromosome 8, aEngPut4.maternal, whole genome shotgun sequence:
- the ADARB1 gene encoding double-stranded RNA-specific editase 1 isoform X2, which yields MTEERGGFHQSRKQQKYFTMDVDDEENMSSSSTDVKENRNVDGVSRKDGNGQSTGEGALLSNGGEGSSRKRPLEEGNNGHSKFRPKKRKKTPGPVLPKNALMQLNEIKPGLQYKLLSQSGPVHAPVFIMTVDVNGQAFEGSGPTKKKAKLHAAEKALRSFVQFPNASEAHIAMGRTLSINTDFTSDQADFPDTLFNGFEKPELSDHTFFLGSNGNEPFNSTSDYSMALAGSCNLIQAPLPTPSFFPPSSGKNPVMILNELRPGLKYDFVSESGESHAKNFVMSVTVDNQTFEGSGRNKKLAKARAAQSALASLFNMQLDQTPSRQPVPSEGLQLHLPQVLADAVARLVVDKFSDLTDNFTSPHARRKVLAGIVMTTGIDVKDAQVISVSTGTKCINGEYMSDRGLALNDCHAEIVARRSLLRFLYTQLELFLSTKEDQQKSIFIKSEHGGYRLKDNVQFHLYISTSPCGDARIFSPHEAGQEDQGDRHPNRKARGQLRTKIESGEGTIPVRSSSTIQTWDGVLQGERLLTMSCSDKIARWNVVGIQGSLFSLFVEPIYFSSIILGSLYHGDHLSRAVYQRISDIEDLPQLYSLNKPLLSGISNAEARQPGKAPSFSVNWTIGDTSLEVINATTGKDEMGRASRLCKHALYSRWMRIHGKLSYNLRCKIGKPNLYYDTKQSALEYQAAKESVFKAFQKAGLGAWVKKPIEQDQFPLTA from the exons AGCGAGGTGGGTTTCACCAGTCCAGGAAGCAGCAAAAGTATTTCACAATGGATGTGGATGATGAAGAAAATATGA GTTCAAGCAGCACTGACGTTAAAGAAAATCGTAACGTGGATGGAGTGTCAAGAAAGGATGGGAATGGCCAAAGTACCGGGGAGGGGGCTCTACTATCCAATGGGGGTGAGGGAAGCAGCAGGAAAAGACCATTGGAGGAAGGTAATAATGGCCATTCCAAGTTTCGTCCAAAGAAGAGGAAGAAAACACCAGGGCCGGTATTGCCAAAAAATGCGCTCATGCAGCTGAACGAAATAAAGCCAGGTTTGCAGTATAAACTACTTTCTCAGTCTGGGCCAGTCCATGCACCGGTTTTTATTATGACTGTAGATGTAAATGGGCAAGCTTTTGAGGGATCAGGCCCAACAAAAAAGAAAGCAAAGCTTCATGCGGCCGAAAAAGCATTGCGGTCCTTTGTGCAATTTCCCAATGCCTCTGAAGCTCACATTGCTATGGGGAGAACTCTATCTATAAACACTGACTTTACATCGGACCAAGCAGACTTCCCAGACACACTCTTCAATGGATTTGAGAAACCTGAGCTGTCGGATCATACATTTTTCTTGGGTTCCAATGGGAATGAACCCTTTAATTCAACAAGTGACTATAGCATGGCATTGGCTGGATCTTGTAATCTCATCCAGGCCCCACTTCCAACACCTTCCTTTTTTCCTCCTTCAAGTGGGAAAAATCCTGTAATGATCTTAAATGAGTTGCGACCCGGACTGAAGTATGACTTTGTATCCGAGAGTGGCGAAAGCCACGCCAAGAATTTTGTCATGTCTGTCACAGTGGACAACCAGACATTTGAGGGGTCTGGTAGAAACAAGAAACTTGCTAAGGCACGAGCAGCACAGTCGGCTTTGGCCTCATTATTTAACATGCAGTTGGACCAGACTCCTTCGAGACAGCCTGTTCCAAGTGAGGGCCTACAATTGCACTTACCTCAG GTTCTGGCCGATGCAGTTGCACGTTTGGTTGTAGATAAGTTCAGTGATCTCACGGATAACTTCACCTCCCCACATGCAAGAAGAAAAGTCCTGGCCGGAATTGTCATGACCACAG GAATAGATGTGAAAGATGCCCAGGTTATTAGTGTTTCCACCGGAACCAAATGCATCAATGGAGAATACATGAGTGATCGTGGTCTGGCACTAAATGACTGTCATGCTGAGATTGTCGCTCGCAGGTCACTGCTTCGATTCCTCTACACACAGCTCGAATTATTTCTAAG TACTAAAGAAGATCAGCAAAAATCCATATTTATTAAGTCAGAGCATGGTGGATATAGACTAAAGGACAATGTTCAGTTCCATCTGTACATCAGTACATCACCATGTGGAGACGCTCGGATTTTCTCACCTCATGAAGCTGGACAGGAAG ATCAGGGGGATCGCCATCCTAACCGAAAGGCACGTGGACAGCTTCGTACCAAGATAGAGTCTGGAGAAGGGACAATTCCTGTACGATCAAGTAGTACAATCCAAACATGGGATGGGGTGTTACAAGGAGAGAGGTTGCTCACCATGTCTTGCAGCGATAAGATTGCCCG ATGGAACGTTGTAGGAATCCAGGGATCTCTGTTTAGTCTCTTTGTCGAGCCAATTTATTTCTCCAGTATTATATTGGGAAGTCTCTATCACGGTGATCATCTCTCCAGGGCTGTGTATCAGAGAATATCTGATATTGAAGATTTGCCCCAGCTGTATTCACTAAACAAACCTTTACTAAGTG GTATTAGTAATGCTGAAGCACGCCAACCGGGCAAAGCTCCGAGCTTTAGTGTCAACTggacaataggagataccagccTTGAAGTAATTAATGCTACGACTGGCAAGGATGAAATGGGTCGTGCATCGCGTCTTTGTAAACATGCTCTTTACAGCCGATGGATGCGTATTCATGGCAAG CTTTCTTACAACCTGAGATGTAAAATTGGAAAGCCCAATCTATACTATGACACGAAGCAATCGGCCTTAGAATACCAAGCGGCAAAGGAGAGCGTCTTCAAAGCCTTCCAAAAGGCAGGACTTGGAGCTTGGGTTAAAAAACCTATAGAGCAGGATCAGTTTCCCCTAACTGCTTAA
- the ADARB1 gene encoding double-stranded RNA-specific editase 1 isoform X1, with translation MASLLVNTCYLGNLFSLVRRRFKRRRKKRSERKGIITKAMTEERGGFHQSRKQQKYFTMDVDDEENMSSSSTDVKENRNVDGVSRKDGNGQSTGEGALLSNGGEGSSRKRPLEEGNNGHSKFRPKKRKKTPGPVLPKNALMQLNEIKPGLQYKLLSQSGPVHAPVFIMTVDVNGQAFEGSGPTKKKAKLHAAEKALRSFVQFPNASEAHIAMGRTLSINTDFTSDQADFPDTLFNGFEKPELSDHTFFLGSNGNEPFNSTSDYSMALAGSCNLIQAPLPTPSFFPPSSGKNPVMILNELRPGLKYDFVSESGESHAKNFVMSVTVDNQTFEGSGRNKKLAKARAAQSALASLFNMQLDQTPSRQPVPSEGLQLHLPQVLADAVARLVVDKFSDLTDNFTSPHARRKVLAGIVMTTGIDVKDAQVISVSTGTKCINGEYMSDRGLALNDCHAEIVARRSLLRFLYTQLELFLSTKEDQQKSIFIKSEHGGYRLKDNVQFHLYISTSPCGDARIFSPHEAGQEDQGDRHPNRKARGQLRTKIESGEGTIPVRSSSTIQTWDGVLQGERLLTMSCSDKIARWNVVGIQGSLFSLFVEPIYFSSIILGSLYHGDHLSRAVYQRISDIEDLPQLYSLNKPLLSGISNAEARQPGKAPSFSVNWTIGDTSLEVINATTGKDEMGRASRLCKHALYSRWMRIHGKLSYNLRCKIGKPNLYYDTKQSALEYQAAKESVFKAFQKAGLGAWVKKPIEQDQFPLTA, from the exons AGCGAGGTGGGTTTCACCAGTCCAGGAAGCAGCAAAAGTATTTCACAATGGATGTGGATGATGAAGAAAATATGA GTTCAAGCAGCACTGACGTTAAAGAAAATCGTAACGTGGATGGAGTGTCAAGAAAGGATGGGAATGGCCAAAGTACCGGGGAGGGGGCTCTACTATCCAATGGGGGTGAGGGAAGCAGCAGGAAAAGACCATTGGAGGAAGGTAATAATGGCCATTCCAAGTTTCGTCCAAAGAAGAGGAAGAAAACACCAGGGCCGGTATTGCCAAAAAATGCGCTCATGCAGCTGAACGAAATAAAGCCAGGTTTGCAGTATAAACTACTTTCTCAGTCTGGGCCAGTCCATGCACCGGTTTTTATTATGACTGTAGATGTAAATGGGCAAGCTTTTGAGGGATCAGGCCCAACAAAAAAGAAAGCAAAGCTTCATGCGGCCGAAAAAGCATTGCGGTCCTTTGTGCAATTTCCCAATGCCTCTGAAGCTCACATTGCTATGGGGAGAACTCTATCTATAAACACTGACTTTACATCGGACCAAGCAGACTTCCCAGACACACTCTTCAATGGATTTGAGAAACCTGAGCTGTCGGATCATACATTTTTCTTGGGTTCCAATGGGAATGAACCCTTTAATTCAACAAGTGACTATAGCATGGCATTGGCTGGATCTTGTAATCTCATCCAGGCCCCACTTCCAACACCTTCCTTTTTTCCTCCTTCAAGTGGGAAAAATCCTGTAATGATCTTAAATGAGTTGCGACCCGGACTGAAGTATGACTTTGTATCCGAGAGTGGCGAAAGCCACGCCAAGAATTTTGTCATGTCTGTCACAGTGGACAACCAGACATTTGAGGGGTCTGGTAGAAACAAGAAACTTGCTAAGGCACGAGCAGCACAGTCGGCTTTGGCCTCATTATTTAACATGCAGTTGGACCAGACTCCTTCGAGACAGCCTGTTCCAAGTGAGGGCCTACAATTGCACTTACCTCAG GTTCTGGCCGATGCAGTTGCACGTTTGGTTGTAGATAAGTTCAGTGATCTCACGGATAACTTCACCTCCCCACATGCAAGAAGAAAAGTCCTGGCCGGAATTGTCATGACCACAG GAATAGATGTGAAAGATGCCCAGGTTATTAGTGTTTCCACCGGAACCAAATGCATCAATGGAGAATACATGAGTGATCGTGGTCTGGCACTAAATGACTGTCATGCTGAGATTGTCGCTCGCAGGTCACTGCTTCGATTCCTCTACACACAGCTCGAATTATTTCTAAG TACTAAAGAAGATCAGCAAAAATCCATATTTATTAAGTCAGAGCATGGTGGATATAGACTAAAGGACAATGTTCAGTTCCATCTGTACATCAGTACATCACCATGTGGAGACGCTCGGATTTTCTCACCTCATGAAGCTGGACAGGAAG ATCAGGGGGATCGCCATCCTAACCGAAAGGCACGTGGACAGCTTCGTACCAAGATAGAGTCTGGAGAAGGGACAATTCCTGTACGATCAAGTAGTACAATCCAAACATGGGATGGGGTGTTACAAGGAGAGAGGTTGCTCACCATGTCTTGCAGCGATAAGATTGCCCG ATGGAACGTTGTAGGAATCCAGGGATCTCTGTTTAGTCTCTTTGTCGAGCCAATTTATTTCTCCAGTATTATATTGGGAAGTCTCTATCACGGTGATCATCTCTCCAGGGCTGTGTATCAGAGAATATCTGATATTGAAGATTTGCCCCAGCTGTATTCACTAAACAAACCTTTACTAAGTG GTATTAGTAATGCTGAAGCACGCCAACCGGGCAAAGCTCCGAGCTTTAGTGTCAACTggacaataggagataccagccTTGAAGTAATTAATGCTACGACTGGCAAGGATGAAATGGGTCGTGCATCGCGTCTTTGTAAACATGCTCTTTACAGCCGATGGATGCGTATTCATGGCAAG CTTTCTTACAACCTGAGATGTAAAATTGGAAAGCCCAATCTATACTATGACACGAAGCAATCGGCCTTAGAATACCAAGCGGCAAAGGAGAGCGTCTTCAAAGCCTTCCAAAAGGCAGGACTTGGAGCTTGGGTTAAAAAACCTATAGAGCAGGATCAGTTTCCCCTAACTGCTTAA